The following proteins come from a genomic window of Aquimarina sp. MAR_2010_214:
- a CDS encoding SRPBCC family protein, protein MKILKKIGIVLIALIAIILIAAIFVSKEVVYEKTVSIDAPIEVVWENVNSLADLDKWNPWNDYDPNMKKEFTGTDGTIGAKNSWESDVKEVGKGSQTIAKIEEPNLFETDLKFHEPYESEAKGYIKVQKEDNTTKVTWGFQSEMPYPFNLMNLFTDMEEMMGEDWNKGLSTLKNICENKG, encoded by the coding sequence ATGAAAATCTTAAAGAAAATAGGAATTGTACTCATTGCACTTATTGCTATTATTCTTATAGCAGCAATCTTTGTTTCTAAAGAAGTAGTTTATGAAAAAACTGTTAGTATCGATGCCCCTATTGAGGTGGTATGGGAGAATGTAAATAGTCTCGCTGATTTAGACAAATGGAATCCGTGGAATGACTATGACCCAAATATGAAAAAAGAGTTTACAGGTACAGACGGTACAATTGGTGCGAAAAATAGTTGGGAAAGTGATGTAAAAGAAGTAGGGAAAGGCAGTCAAACCATTGCCAAAATTGAAGAACCCAATCTTTTTGAAACCGATCTCAAATTTCATGAACCCTATGAAAGTGAAGCAAAGGGATATATTAAGGTACAAAAGGAAGACAATACCACAAAAGTAACCTGGGGTTTTCAAAGTGAAATGCCCTACCCTTTTAATCTAATGAATCTATTTACTGATATGGAAGAAATGATGGGTGAAGATTGGAACAAAGGCTTATCAACACTAAAAAATATTTGCGAAAATAAAGGATAA
- a CDS encoding cystathionine gamma-synthase family protein, giving the protein MKKHDFNPESLMMTHGYKPELSEGAIKCPIFQTSTFVFKTAEEGKAFFELAYGLREKSPKEELGLIYSRINNPNLEILENRLCLWDKADDCAVFESGMSAISTVLLEFLKPGDLLVYSNPLYGGTDHFIHHFLDKIGVHTIGVMPNQSIDEVVQMIKDSGKANRLAMIYLETPANPTNDIVDIEKYNQVAKQFSTDDRKALVAVDNTYMGPLWQHPLQCGADLVLYSATKYIGGHSDLIAGAVLGNEELMIRVKTLRTFLGNMVSPHTAWLMLRSLETLKVRMDQQTHNAQIIADYLNNHPKVKNVYYLGLLKEGTEEYETFQKQCSAPGAMVSFDIIGGEAEAFIFLNNLKLMKLAVSLGSTESLAEHPKTMTHAGVDEEQRQQMNITDQLVRLSIGVEHSKDLIWDLEQALEQVKIDSELELERL; this is encoded by the coding sequence ATGAAGAAACACGATTTTAACCCTGAGAGTTTAATGATGACACATGGTTATAAACCAGAGTTATCTGAAGGAGCTATTAAATGTCCTATTTTTCAAACATCAACTTTTGTTTTTAAAACTGCTGAAGAAGGAAAAGCTTTTTTTGAATTAGCTTATGGTTTAAGAGAGAAATCTCCTAAAGAAGAACTTGGTCTTATATACAGTAGAATTAATAACCCCAATTTAGAAATCCTAGAAAACCGTCTTTGTCTTTGGGATAAGGCAGATGATTGTGCAGTTTTTGAAAGTGGGATGTCTGCAATAAGTACGGTGTTACTAGAATTTCTAAAACCTGGAGATTTGTTGGTGTATAGTAATCCTTTATACGGAGGAACGGATCATTTTATCCATCATTTTTTGGATAAAATTGGAGTGCATACAATAGGAGTAATGCCTAATCAAAGTATAGATGAAGTGGTTCAGATGATCAAAGATTCTGGAAAAGCAAACCGATTAGCAATGATCTATCTTGAGACTCCTGCAAATCCAACTAACGACATTGTAGATATTGAAAAGTACAACCAGGTAGCAAAACAGTTTAGTACAGATGATAGAAAAGCTTTGGTAGCTGTTGATAATACCTATATGGGACCATTGTGGCAACACCCTTTACAATGTGGAGCAGATTTGGTGTTGTATTCTGCTACAAAATATATAGGAGGACACAGTGATCTTATTGCAGGAGCGGTTTTAGGGAATGAAGAATTAATGATTAGAGTAAAAACATTACGTACTTTCTTGGGGAATATGGTAAGTCCGCATACAGCATGGTTAATGCTCAGAAGCTTAGAGACGTTAAAAGTAAGAATGGATCAGCAAACTCATAATGCACAAATAATTGCAGATTATTTGAATAATCATCCCAAAGTTAAAAATGTGTACTATTTAGGGCTATTGAAAGAAGGAACCGAAGAATATGAAACGTTTCAAAAACAATGTTCTGCTCCGGGAGCAATGGTGTCTTTTGATATCATAGGAGGCGAAGCAGAAGCATTTATATTCCTGAATAACCTAAAACTTATGAAACTGGCAGTAAGTTTAGGAAGCACAGAAAGTTTGGCAGAACATCCAAAAACAATGACACATGCAGGAGTGGATGAAGAGCAAAGACAACAAATGAATATAACAGATCAATTAGTAAGGTTGTCGATAGGAGTAGAACACTCTAAAGATTTGATTTGGGATTTGGAACAAGCTTTAGAACAAGTAAAAATTGATTCTGAATTGGAATTAGAAAGATTATAA
- a CDS encoding Lrp/AsnC family transcriptional regulator yields MDKIDRSILLLLQKDGKITIKEIAERLNLTTTPIFERVKKLEREGYIKSYKAILDRKKTGLQLMVFCNVTLNLHQTDYLKKFEKDIQQFPEVVECYHVAGMFDYLIKIYAEDMERYQDFLSNKLASLENISKVQSSFVMTEVKDFSYLPIP; encoded by the coding sequence ATGGACAAAATTGATCGATCAATATTATTGTTATTGCAAAAAGACGGTAAAATTACCATTAAAGAAATTGCAGAAAGATTGAATCTAACTACTACTCCGATCTTTGAACGTGTAAAAAAACTAGAACGAGAAGGATATATAAAATCATATAAAGCCATATTAGATCGTAAAAAAACAGGGCTACAATTGATGGTATTTTGTAATGTTACTTTAAATCTTCATCAAACCGATTATTTAAAAAAATTTGAAAAAGATATTCAACAATTCCCCGAGGTTGTAGAATGTTATCATGTAGCAGGTATGTTTGATTATTTAATCAAAATCTATGCAGAAGACATGGAGCGTTACCAGGATTTTTTATCTAATAAATTGGCGTCTCTAGAAAATATTTCTAAAGTTCAGAGTTCTTTTGTGATGACTGAAGTAAAGGATTTTTCATATTTACCAATTCCTTAA
- a CDS encoding SDR family oxidoreductase: protein MMNIRNAKVLITGGNSGRNETTLQETAKALHVDYIKADVTQENQVQDMVQEAKNKMNGLNVLINNAGYGYISKLIDIEADKFIDQFKTNILGATLCAKESAKHFVAQEYGNIINIGSTSSLKGSPTASPYVATKFALRGMTESWRNELRPHNIRVMQVNPSEVMTSFSDNRIANNSKAKQYTEAEQQTKLRGEEIAHTISSLLEMDDRGFITEATVFATNPKV, encoded by the coding sequence ATTATGAATATTAGAAATGCAAAAGTACTAATTACAGGTGGTAATTCTGGGAGAAACGAAACAACATTACAAGAAACTGCAAAAGCATTACATGTTGATTACATAAAAGCAGATGTAACTCAAGAAAATCAGGTTCAGGATATGGTACAGGAAGCCAAAAATAAAATGAATGGACTTAATGTATTGATCAATAATGCTGGTTATGGATATATTTCAAAACTTATTGATATCGAAGCCGATAAATTTATCGATCAGTTTAAAACCAATATCCTTGGTGCTACACTATGTGCTAAGGAGTCGGCAAAGCATTTTGTTGCTCAAGAATACGGGAATATTATCAATATCGGATCTACATCTTCATTAAAAGGTTCGCCAACGGCTTCACCATATGTAGCCACAAAATTTGCTTTGCGAGGTATGACAGAGAGCTGGAGAAATGAGTTACGCCCTCATAATATTAGAGTTATGCAAGTAAATCCTAGTGAGGTAATGACTAGTTTTTCTGACAATAGGATAGCTAATAATTCTAAAGCAAAACAATATACCGAGGCTGAACAACAAACTAAACTTAGAGGAGAAGAGATTGCCCATACTATTAGTAGTCTTTTAGAAATGGACGATCGAGGGTTTATTACCGAAGCTACAGTTTTTGCAACAAATCCCAAAGTATAA
- the holA gene encoding DNA polymerase III subunit delta produces the protein MDEVKQIVSDIKKGNIKPVYFLMGEEPYYIDRISQFIDKNVLAEEEKGFNQMVLYGRDVSIEDIVANAKRFPMMAERQVVIVKEAQELSRTIEKLVSYVENPQPSTVLVMCYKYKKIDKRKKLYKIVAKNGVIFESKKLYENQVADWIRRVLGGAKYTIEPKASQMLVEFLGTDLSKINNELEKLKLIIPSGTEITADQIEKNIGISKEFNNFELRKAIGTRNGVKAHLIINYFAQNPKDNPLVVTISLLYSFFSQVLQYHGLADKSQRNVASALKINPYFVKDYSEAAHNYPMKKVSGIIASLRDADVKSKGVGATNLPQGDILKELLVKIMR, from the coding sequence ATGGATGAAGTAAAACAAATCGTAAGTGATATAAAAAAAGGAAATATCAAACCTGTCTATTTCCTTATGGGAGAAGAACCATATTATATTGATAGGATTTCTCAATTTATTGACAAGAATGTACTTGCCGAAGAAGAAAAAGGATTTAATCAAATGGTATTGTATGGTCGTGATGTGAGCATAGAAGATATAGTGGCTAATGCAAAACGTTTTCCGATGATGGCAGAAAGACAGGTTGTAATTGTTAAAGAAGCTCAGGAATTATCCAGAACAATAGAAAAGTTGGTGAGTTATGTAGAAAACCCGCAACCTTCTACGGTTTTGGTGATGTGTTATAAATATAAAAAGATAGATAAAAGAAAAAAGCTTTATAAAATAGTTGCGAAGAATGGGGTTATTTTTGAAAGTAAAAAATTATATGAAAATCAGGTTGCAGATTGGATAAGAAGGGTTCTTGGTGGGGCCAAATATACTATTGAACCCAAAGCATCTCAAATGCTAGTAGAGTTTTTGGGTACAGATCTTAGTAAGATAAATAATGAATTAGAAAAGCTAAAATTAATTATTCCTTCGGGAACTGAAATTACAGCTGATCAAATTGAAAAAAATATTGGAATTAGTAAGGAGTTTAATAATTTTGAACTTCGCAAGGCTATAGGAACCAGAAATGGAGTTAAAGCACACCTGATTATAAATTATTTTGCACAAAACCCTAAAGACAATCCGTTGGTGGTTACTATCTCTTTACTGTATAGTTTCTTTTCTCAAGTATTGCAATATCATGGATTGGCTGATAAATCACAGCGTAATGTTGCTAGTGCATTAAAAATCAATCCATATTTTGTGAAAGATTACTCAGAAGCAGCTCATAATTATCCTATGAAAAAAGTGAGTGGGATTATTGCTAGCCTAAGAGATGCCGATGTAAAAAGCAAAGGAGTAGGAGCCACAAATCTTCCGCAAGGTGATATCCTTAAAGAGCTTCTGGTAAAAATAATGAGATAA
- a CDS encoding type I restriction enzyme HsdR N-terminal domain-containing protein, whose product MQKLNFPEYRFRFKNSENKVSIFDRIRKKFIILTPEEWVRQHTVHYLIEEKKYPESLINVEKLIQLNGLNKRYDIIIFNPDGSIFLIVECKSARVKITQGVFDQIARYNLALNSEYLMISNGLDHYYCQMNYTDKQYTFLKDIPDYK is encoded by the coding sequence ATGCAAAAGCTTAACTTTCCAGAGTATCGGTTCAGGTTCAAAAATAGCGAAAATAAAGTTTCTATTTTTGACAGAATTCGTAAAAAATTCATCATTCTTACTCCAGAAGAATGGGTACGACAACATACCGTTCATTATCTGATTGAAGAAAAGAAATATCCTGAAAGCTTAATTAATGTAGAAAAACTAATACAACTCAATGGACTTAACAAACGTTATGACATTATTATATTTAATCCAGACGGTAGTATTTTTCTTATTGTAGAATGTAAATCAGCTCGTGTAAAAATAACACAGGGAGTATTTGATCAGATTGCAAGGTACAATCTTGCTTTAAATTCAGAATATTTAATGATCTCTAATGGTCTCGATCATTATTATTGCCAAATGAATTATACCGATAAGCAATACACTTTTTTAAAAGATATACCAGATTATAAATAG
- a CDS encoding glycosyltransferase family 2 protein: protein MNIAVVILNWNGRSLLEQFLPSVIKNSREAIVYLADNASTDDSIAYVTTNFPEVRIIRNKVNGGYAKGYNDALSKIDADIFCLLNSDVEVTKDWLVPILKTFETNTNVAAIQPKILDYKKKTHFEYAGAAGGYIDKLGYPYCRGRIFDSLEEDNGQYDDATPIFWASGACLFIRKQVFEEVGKLDEDFFAHQEEIDLCWRIHSSGYTIMYEGLSTIYHLGGATLSSMNPRKTFLNFRNGLYLLIKNVPGNRVFFLIFIRMILDGIAAIRFITQGKSSHFFAIFKAHISFYANFNTFNKKRKKLSKTGKYYSLFSVVWQYFILNRKHFDQL from the coding sequence GTGAATATCGCAGTCGTCATATTAAATTGGAATGGAAGATCATTATTAGAGCAATTTTTACCTTCGGTGATCAAAAACTCTAGAGAAGCTATTGTTTATCTTGCCGATAATGCTTCTACAGACGACTCTATTGCTTATGTAACAACTAATTTCCCTGAAGTTAGAATTATACGAAACAAAGTAAATGGTGGTTATGCAAAAGGATACAATGATGCATTATCAAAAATTGATGCCGATATTTTTTGTCTTCTAAATAGTGATGTTGAAGTCACTAAAGATTGGTTAGTTCCAATTCTCAAAACATTTGAGACCAATACAAATGTTGCTGCCATACAACCTAAAATCCTTGATTACAAAAAGAAAACTCATTTTGAATATGCTGGAGCTGCGGGAGGATACATCGACAAACTGGGATATCCGTATTGTCGAGGAAGAATATTTGACTCTCTCGAAGAAGATAATGGGCAATATGATGATGCTACACCTATATTCTGGGCCAGCGGAGCCTGCTTATTTATAAGAAAACAAGTGTTTGAAGAGGTTGGGAAACTAGATGAAGATTTTTTTGCTCATCAGGAAGAGATTGATCTTTGCTGGCGTATCCACAGTAGTGGTTATACAATAATGTATGAAGGTTTATCAACAATTTATCATTTAGGAGGAGCAACTTTAAGTTCTATGAATCCCAGGAAAACATTTCTAAATTTTAGAAATGGTCTTTATCTGCTGATTAAAAATGTACCGGGGAATAGAGTGTTTTTTTTGATTTTCATAAGAATGATCCTAGACGGTATTGCTGCAATCAGATTTATTACACAAGGAAAGTCCTCTCATTTTTTTGCCATTTTCAAGGCACACATTAGCTTTTATGCAAATTTCAATACTTTTAATAAAAAACGTAAAAAACTTTCAAAAACGGGGAAATATTATTCGCTTTTTTCCGTTGTATGGCAGTATTTTATTTTGAACCGTAAACATTTTGATCAATTATAA
- a CDS encoding flagellar motor protein MotB, whose translation MKKAMIIGASLAILLSSCVSQKKFSELEAKNKETEDLLNTATVKLNSCLEEKASSSSQLKVLQDQVSNLKNQNSALLNNVGNLATLSTKEAENLEKSLESIKEKDLQIRTMQDAITKKDSVTLALVTSLKGALGNLADEDIEINVEKGVVYVSISDKLLFKSGSYNVSARAREVLGKVAKVVNDKPDIEFLVEGHTDNVPIKNKVLLDNWDLSVKRATSVVRVLQNDFKVDPKRMTAAGRSYYIPVTDNNSAANKAKNRRTRIVVLPKLDQFYNMIEDGMKKASGK comes from the coding sequence ATGAAAAAAGCAATGATTATTGGGGCCTCTCTAGCAATTCTACTATCTTCCTGTGTTTCGCAGAAGAAGTTTTCAGAATTAGAAGCCAAAAACAAAGAAACTGAAGATCTATTAAATACAGCTACAGTTAAATTAAATAGCTGTCTAGAAGAAAAAGCAAGTTCATCTTCGCAACTTAAAGTTCTTCAAGATCAAGTATCTAATCTTAAAAATCAGAATTCTGCTCTATTAAACAATGTAGGTAATTTAGCCACTCTTTCTACTAAGGAAGCAGAAAATCTAGAAAAATCTCTAGAAAGTATAAAAGAAAAAGATTTACAAATAAGAACAATGCAGGATGCTATTACCAAAAAGGATTCTGTAACCTTGGCACTTGTAACAAGTCTTAAGGGAGCTTTAGGAAATCTTGCCGATGAGGATATTGAGATTAATGTAGAAAAAGGAGTAGTATATGTTTCTATTTCTGATAAGTTACTTTTCAAGAGCGGTAGCTATAATGTTTCTGCAAGAGCTCGTGAAGTATTAGGTAAAGTAGCAAAAGTTGTTAATGATAAGCCAGATATCGAATTCTTAGTAGAAGGTCATACAGATAATGTACCTATTAAAAACAAAGTACTTTTGGATAACTGGGATTTAAGTGTAAAACGTGCTACTTCTGTAGTAAGAGTATTACAAAATGATTTTAAAGTAGATCCTAAACGTATGACTGCGGCAGGAAGAAGTTATTATATACCAGTTACTGATAATAATTCTGCAGCAAACAAAGCAAAAAACAGACGTACAAGAATTGTTGTACTACCAAAACTTGATCAGTTTTATAACATGATTGAAGATGGTATGAAAAAAGCTTCAGGAAAATAG
- a CDS encoding NAD(P)/FAD-dependent oxidoreductase yields the protein MNTDVIIVGKGIAGLVLSFLLKKKGIQHLVLDRKSKKKHFALAETLPPSSMPLLHALDLIKIFEKNTIRKTYGYHSMWGNTRVLNNDFFSQLSYKNGLKINKKTLVDDLEELCNMDMVSYEKMLNMIISKEEVIVEVENDHQKVIIKGKMIIDATGRNRAILNKLKIPIRLYDNLISFSCHLPRIEHSKLTYDIFVESFEDGWGIVSGLDEKTNVLSIFTNKDNLIQLKLRDYSNWQSVLSKTTLLKDFLVEQPEVKIVGLDANSSIANYLSGENWLAVGDAALSFDPLSSHGIANAIYTVREASDAIESYILTGDRKGFVTYSKTLFSIFDSYYMVKNGLYRAESRWMESSFWKKFFQSEGRETHNLPRQNGTGIILD from the coding sequence ATGAACACAGATGTTATTATTGTAGGTAAAGGTATTGCAGGATTAGTATTGTCATTTCTTTTGAAGAAAAAAGGAATACAACATCTGGTTTTGGATCGTAAGAGTAAGAAGAAACACTTTGCTTTGGCAGAAACATTACCTCCTTCTTCAATGCCATTATTACATGCTCTTGATCTGATAAAGATATTTGAAAAAAATACAATTCGGAAAACATATGGCTATCATTCAATGTGGGGGAATACAAGGGTGTTAAATAATGATTTTTTCTCTCAATTATCATATAAAAATGGGTTAAAAATTAATAAGAAAACTTTAGTAGACGATCTTGAAGAACTATGCAATATGGATATGGTGAGTTATGAAAAGATGTTGAATATGATAATTTCTAAAGAAGAAGTTATTGTAGAAGTAGAAAATGATCATCAAAAAGTAATCATTAAAGGAAAGATGATTATAGATGCCACAGGAAGAAATCGTGCTATTCTTAATAAATTGAAGATCCCTATTCGATTATATGACAATCTTATATCTTTTAGCTGTCACTTACCAAGAATTGAACATTCAAAATTGACATATGATATATTTGTAGAATCTTTTGAAGACGGTTGGGGTATTGTTTCAGGTTTAGATGAAAAAACCAATGTTTTATCAATTTTCACGAATAAAGACAACCTTATTCAGTTGAAATTGAGAGATTATTCGAATTGGCAATCGGTTTTATCTAAAACTACTTTGTTAAAAGATTTTCTGGTAGAACAGCCTGAAGTGAAAATTGTAGGGTTAGATGCTAATTCTTCTATAGCTAACTATTTATCAGGAGAAAATTGGCTGGCGGTAGGGGATGCAGCTTTATCTTTTGATCCTCTTTCTTCTCATGGTATTGCCAATGCAATTTATACGGTAAGAGAAGCTTCAGATGCTATTGAATCTTATATATTAACAGGCGATCGGAAAGGATTTGTGACATACTCTAAAACATTATTTTCTATTTTTGATAGTTATTATATGGTAAAAAACGGGTTGTACAGAGCAGAATCCAGGTGGATGGAATCTTCTTTTTGGAAGAAATTTTTTCAATCAGAAGGAAGGGAAACTCATAATTTACCCAGGCAGAATGGCACGGGTATCATTTTGGATTAA
- a CDS encoding OmpA family protein — MKKLFTTVLLLLCMITVKSQSYIGFLTDNYSGVHGVISNPANIVDSRFKTDVNLIGASAFAANDYYAVNFSDIFDDNYDIEDDAKTFPKDKNSVIGNVDILGPSFMFNINEKNAIALYSRARVFYNVSEINGKTFESLEDGFDQSTDFIVNEGDLFFSAHAWAEIGASYGRVIMNKDQHFIKGGITLKYLQGLGNAYASGTNVSIDYDADGTTLPGGITTGSVTTTGEMNYGYSENLEDNNDEFEVVNSAKGFGADLGFIYEWRPDYQSYTSTDSKGNSYTPKDINKYKLKFGLSLTDLGSIKYDDGVEERYDINNVLNEDDFESIDDLDEIENFYTRSSTKDIEKAILPTALHINADWNINQKFYVNLNSDISLTSKKKVNRSRVANIVSLTPRFESKWFSFYSPLSVVQYGGFQWGAGLRAGPFYVGSGSILTALIGSEMKAADVYVGLKVPIYQSRPKDKDGDGVLDKVDECPEEAGPEENYGCPWPDTDGDTVLDKDDKCPEEAGEVENSGCPWPDTDGDGLLDKDDTCPETAGPQDNQGCPWPDTDGDSILDKDDNCPNVAGTVANNGCPEVTAEIQKTLNAYAKTILFDLGKSSIKKESNQALKDIINILNEYPTAKFTVEGHTDSGGSNKLNQRLSDSRANSVKNYLTDNGVDQFRLSAIGYGEDRPIATNKTKAGRAQNRRVEINLVQE, encoded by the coding sequence ATGAAAAAACTATTTACTACGGTACTACTCCTACTTTGTATGATAACCGTAAAATCTCAATCCTATATTGGATTTCTCACTGATAACTACAGTGGTGTTCATGGGGTAATCAGTAACCCTGCTAATATTGTGGACTCAAGATTTAAGACTGATGTAAACCTAATTGGTGCCAGTGCTTTTGCTGCAAATGATTATTACGCCGTTAACTTTAGTGATATTTTTGATGATAATTATGATATTGAAGACGATGCAAAAACATTTCCAAAGGATAAAAATAGCGTAATAGGAAACGTTGACATTTTGGGACCTTCTTTTATGTTTAATATCAATGAAAAAAATGCTATTGCTTTATATAGCAGGGCAAGAGTTTTCTATAATGTTAGTGAAATCAATGGTAAAACTTTCGAAAGCCTTGAAGATGGCTTCGATCAGAGTACTGATTTTATTGTAAATGAAGGAGATTTATTTTTTAGTGCACATGCATGGGCAGAAATTGGTGCTTCCTATGGTCGTGTTATTATGAATAAAGATCAGCATTTTATCAAAGGAGGTATAACACTTAAATACCTACAAGGATTAGGAAATGCATATGCAAGCGGAACAAACGTATCAATAGATTATGATGCAGATGGTACAACTCTACCCGGAGGCATAACAACCGGAAGTGTAACAACTACTGGAGAAATGAATTATGGATATAGTGAAAACCTTGAAGATAATAATGATGAATTTGAAGTTGTTAATTCTGCAAAAGGTTTTGGAGCAGATCTTGGTTTTATATATGAATGGAGACCTGACTACCAATCATACACTTCTACAGATAGTAAAGGGAATTCGTATACCCCAAAAGACATCAATAAGTATAAATTAAAATTTGGGTTATCGCTTACTGATTTAGGATCAATTAAATATGATGATGGTGTTGAAGAGAGGTATGACATCAACAATGTTCTTAATGAAGATGATTTTGAAAGTATTGATGATCTTGATGAGATAGAAAATTTTTATACTAGATCAAGCACTAAAGATATAGAAAAAGCTATTTTACCTACAGCTTTACACATTAATGCGGACTGGAATATCAATCAAAAATTCTATGTGAATTTGAATTCTGATATTTCACTTACCTCAAAAAAGAAAGTTAACAGAAGTAGAGTTGCGAATATTGTATCCTTAACCCCTCGTTTCGAGAGTAAATGGTTTAGCTTTTATTCTCCTTTAAGCGTAGTTCAATATGGTGGTTTTCAGTGGGGAGCTGGACTTAGAGCAGGACCTTTTTATGTTGGTTCTGGATCCATATTAACTGCATTAATAGGAAGTGAAATGAAAGCAGCAGATGTATATGTAGGTCTTAAAGTGCCAATATATCAATCCAGACCAAAAGATAAAGATGGAGATGGAGTATTAGATAAAGTTGATGAATGTCCAGAAGAAGCAGGACCAGAAGAGAATTATGGTTGCCCATGGCCCGATACTGACGGAGACACCGTATTGGATAAAGATGACAAATGTCCTGAAGAAGCCGGAGAAGTAGAAAATAGTGGTTGCCCTTGGCCTGATACAGATGGAGATGGTTTGTTAGATAAAGATGATACTTGCCCCGAAACGGCAGGACCACAAGACAACCAAGGATGCCCTTGGCCTGATACAGACGGAGATAGCATTTTGGACAAAGATGATAATTGTCCTAACGTAGCAGGAACTGTTGCTAATAATGGTTGCCCTGAAGTTACTGCTGAGATCCAGAAAACACTTAATGCATATGCTAAGACTATTCTTTTTGATTTAGGAAAATCTTCTATCAAAAAAGAATCTAATCAAGCATTGAAAGATATCATTAATATCTTAAATGAATATCCTACCGCCAAATTCACAGTAGAAGGACATACAGATAGTGGAGGTAGTAACAAACTTAATCAAAGATTATCTGACTCCAGAGCTAATTCTGTAAAAAATTATCTGACAGATAATGGAGTGGATCAGTTTAGATTATCAGCAATAGGATACGGTGAAGATAGACCAATTGCTACCAACAAAACTAAAGCCGGAAGAGCTCAAAACCGTAGAGTTGAGATAAACTTAGTACAAGAATAA
- a CDS encoding AraC family transcriptional regulator translates to MNTNSEERIVHFLPDYGINGCLQFGYYKYSKAQPQLPIHEHRNTIELCFCIKGEQHYVIGEELFQLHGNDILIIPPNKEHSTGEYPEDKGELFWLQINCSDNQHRLCNLSRGHSNYLFRELKKASERTFKGAFQVKFILEKLLNELKTSSNILSEITINQLIVQTILEVLTLSKRKQGSLPLKRLNDIDTYILNNLHRIIYVDELANICNVSVGYFKFWFKNIKGIPPKEYINRLKIEQSKIDLLKKDSITTVAFDLGFSSSQYFSTTFKKFTGYTPKTYISLNNISS, encoded by the coding sequence ATGAATACAAATTCAGAAGAACGTATAGTACATTTTTTACCAGATTATGGTATTAATGGGTGTTTACAGTTTGGATATTATAAATATTCTAAAGCACAACCTCAATTACCAATACATGAACATCGCAATACTATAGAACTATGTTTTTGCATTAAAGGAGAGCAACATTATGTAATTGGTGAAGAATTATTTCAATTGCATGGCAATGACATTCTTATCATTCCTCCAAACAAAGAGCATAGTACTGGCGAATATCCCGAAGATAAAGGAGAATTATTCTGGTTGCAAATTAATTGTTCTGATAACCAACATAGATTATGTAATTTATCAAGGGGTCATTCAAACTATCTTTTTCGAGAGTTAAAAAAGGCTTCAGAACGAACTTTTAAAGGAGCGTTTCAAGTCAAATTTATACTTGAAAAACTTTTAAATGAGCTAAAAACAAGCAGTAATATTCTATCCGAAATAACTATAAACCAACTCATTGTTCAGACCATATTAGAAGTATTGACTCTTTCAAAAAGAAAACAAGGCAGCCTTCCTTTAAAAAGATTAAATGATATCGATACTTATATTTTGAATAATTTACATCGTATTATCTATGTTGATGAACTAGCAAATATTTGTAATGTTTCTGTCGGTTATTTTAAATTCTGGTTCAAAAACATCAAAGGTATTCCTCCCAAAGAATATATAAATAGATTAAAAATCGAGCAGTCAAAAATCGATTTATTGAAGAAAGATAGTATTACTACGGTCGCTTTTGACTTAGGGTTTAGTTCGTCTCAATATTTTTCAACCACTTTTAAAAAGTTTACGGGGTATACTCCAAAAACCTATATTTCTTTAAATAATATATCTTCGTAA